A stretch of DNA from Micromonospora peucetia:
GAACAGGTGGGCGGTGTTGCCGGTGAAGACGCCGCTGTACTCGCCGCGGTTGAAGTACCACCCGGACTCGTAGAAGTCCTCGGTGCCGGTGCCGTAGATCTGCGGCGTGGGCGAGCCGTCGACGTGGATACGCTCGTCGCCCTCCAGGTAGTTGCGGGTGTTGCCGCCGGTGATGTGGCCCCGGGCGGTCTGTGACACGCCGACGAACCGACCGCGCCCGGACTGGTCGGCCACGATCCAGTCGCTGCCACCCACTGTCTCCGCCCGGCGGGACTGGGTGGTGAAGTAGCCGGCGGCGCCGTCGGGGGCGAGCGCGTCGGTCCAGGCGGCACCCGGCGCGGTGGTCACCTCCGCCTGCACGCCGTTGACGGCGGCGCCGGTGGTGTTGGCGACCGAGATCGTGGCGGTGGACCGGAACGGCATCGGCCACCAGGCGCTGTACCAGCCGCCCGGCGCGGCGTCCATGGCGAACATCAGCGAGCGTACGGACCGTTCGCCCAGGCCTGCGCCGAAGAACTCGCCGATCGGGCTGTCGACCGTGCTCCGCCCGTCGAAGGAGATCCGCAGTCGCAGGCCGGACAGCGTCGGCGCGGTGGCCGCGGCGTCGGGCAGTCGCAGCCGCAGCGCCGTGACGGCGGCGGGGCCGGTGAGCGTGGCGAGCGTGGAGCGTCCACCCGCCGGGACGTCGACCCGGGCGGTCCGGGTGGTCGCGCCGGGCTGGGCGGGCTTCGGGTCGCGCACGCCGGCGGCACGCAGCCTGTCCAGCACGTCGGTAGCGGGGTCGGCGGGGTCGAACGTGGGCACCCCGACGGCGTCGGCGAACTTCCGGTAGGTGACGTGGTGGAAGAGCGGGTTGAACTGGGTGGTGATCCGCATGGAGTCGCGGTAGGGCATCGGTACCTTGACGGTGACCCCGCCGGACGTCTGGTCGGCGTTGGTGACCAGCGGCCACACGAACGGGTGGCCGAGTCCACCGTCGACGAGTTGCTGAAGGCCGGTGTCGACCACCGTGACGCCGTCGAGCTCGATCCGGATCCAGCCGGTGGCGCTGACATCGCCGTCGTCGCGGGTGAACCAGATCGACTGCACCTCGCCGGGTCCGCGGTCCTCGGCGATGACACAGCCGCCGGACTGGCGCAGGCACGAGTAGGTGCCGACGAAGCCGTCGTCGTTGGAGCCGTCCCGGGCGAAGCTGGAGAACTGCCGGGTGCGGCTGCCGGCCGCCAGCTCGGGCAGCCGGTCGAGCCGGCGGTACACGTCCCAGCCGACCGGGCCCTTGTCGTCGACGACGGCGAGCGGCGCGGGGAGCGGCGCGGCGCCGCCCGAGGTCGGGGCGGACGGGGTGGCGTGCGCTGCCGTCGGGGGGATCATGGTCGCCAGCGCCGCGGCGAGAGCCAGCCAGCGGCGTACGTGGGGCTTCATGGATGTCCCTCCAGGATGACCGTCGGTGACCGCGCGGGAAATCGATTGCTCGGCAGTTAACTGGGGACATCGCAGTATGTCAATACTTTACCGCCGCCACTCAGTTGCCGAAGGAAGATTCCAGGACGCATTGACAGCCGTGAGGCTCCTGGCGATACTCCTCGGCAATCGATTTCCCACTCTCGCGAGGAAGTGCCCGCACCGGCACCGGACCACCTCCGTGGCGGAACGCTCGCCGCCCCCGCTGACCCCTCAGAGGAGCATCGTGAGACGTACTCCCCTCGCCCTGCTGGTCGGCCTCTGCACCGCCCTGGCAGCGGTCGTGGCGACCGCGCCGGCGCAGGCCGACGCTCCGATCGGCACGCTGGCCTGCACCTCCATCCCCGCGAACCACGATCCGGCGATCAGCGTGATCGTCTACCGGGTCGCCCGTGCCCACGACGTCAACGACAAGGTCATGCTGTCCGCGTTCGAGGCGGGCTGGGTCGAGTCGCACATGAACAACCTGCCGTGCGGCGACAAGTCCTCGCTCGGGGTGTTCCAGCAGCGGTGGGACTACGGCTGGGGCACGCCGGAGCAGATCATGGACCCGGTGTACGCCAGCACGCAGTACATCACCCGGGCGATCGTCTGCGACCGGAACAACCCCCGCCACACCGCCGGGCAGATCGCCCAGTGCGTGCAGCGCTCCGGCTTCCCCGACCGCTACGACCAGGTGGCGGCCAAGGCCCGGACCCTGCTCGACGAGGCGGCGCGTACCCACGCCATCGCCGGCGGGTCCGCCACCGACGTCAGCGGCGACGGACGCGACGACATCATCACCTTCACCCAGAACGCCCTCGCCGACGTCTACGTCAGCACCTCCACCGGCGCGGGCTTCACCGGGACCTCGGTGAAGTGGAACGACTTCTTCTCGATCGGCGGCGAGACAGCCTCGACCGGTGACGTCAACGGCGACGGCAGGGACGACATCGTCACCTTCGCGCACAGCAACACCGGCGACGTGTACGTGGCGCTGTCGAACGGCGCCGGCTTCGGCCCCGGCCAGAAGTGGCACGACTGGTTCGCCCCCGGCGCGGAGATCGGCGCGGTCGGTGACGTTAACGGTGACGGCCGCGACGACATCGTCGCCTTCACCCACAACGCGGCGGGCGACGTGTACGTGGCGCTGTCCACCGGGTCGTCGTTCGCCGGGACGGCGGTGAAGTGGCACGAGTACTTCTCGATCACCGGCGAGTACCCGGCCCTGGGTGACGTCAACGGCGACGGCCGCGACGACATCATCACCTTCACCCAAGGGCCCGCCACGGCGGCGGACGTCATCGTGGCCCTCTCCACCGGATCGTCGTTCGGCGCCCCCCAGAAGTGGCACGACCTCTTCGCCGTCGGCACCGAACAACCCCGCGTCGGCGACATCAACGGCGACGGCAAAGACGACATCGTCACCTTCACCTGCGACACCAACGCCGACGTCTACGCCGCAGTGTCCACCGGCACCTCGTTCGCCGGCACCACCGTCAAGTGGAACGACTTCTTCTGCCTGGGCGGGGAGTTCCCCTACCTCGCCGACGTCAACGGCGACGGCAAAGACGACATCGTCGTCTTCACCAAGGGCGCCACCAACGACGTCTACGTCGGACTCTCCACCGGCACCGCCTTCGGCGCCGGCGTCAAGTGGCACGACTACTTCGGTCGCAACGGCGAAACCACCCTGTGACCCGGGAACGGGAGACCACCATGCGATCCACCAGACTCTCTTGGCGCGGGGGCGCCGCCGCCGTCCTCGCGGTAGCGCTGCTGAGCCCCGTCGCACCGGCCACCGCCGCGACGGCCGGGTCCACCAGCCCGCTCGACACGGCCTTCACCCGCGCGGCCGGCGAGTTCGACGTACCGAAGGACGTGCTGGTCGCCGTCGGCTACGGCGAGACCCGGCTCGACGGGCACGAGGGCCGCCCCAGTCAGGCCAACGGCTACGGCGTCATGCACCTGGTCAGCAACCCCCGGCAGCGCAGCCTGGAACGGGCGGCCGAGTTGACCGGGCAACCGGTGGCCGCCCTGAAGTCGGTGACCTCGGTCAACATCAGGGGCGGCGCGGCCCTCCTCCGGGACATCGCCGACGCCGAGCGGCTCACGGCAGCCGACCGGGACCGGATCTCCGCCTGGTACCCGGTGGTCGCGCGGTACGCGCACGCCGTCGACGACGCGACGGCCCGCCTGTACGCCGACCACGTCTACGACCTCCTGTGGGCCGGCATCACCGCGACGTCCGTACGGGTCGCACCGCAGCGGGTACAGCCGGAACTCGGCCGGTACGCCGGGGTCAGCCCCGCTGGCGCGGCGGCGCCGGGCGCCCTCGCGGCGGCAGTGCCGGAGTACGCGCCGGCCCGGTGGGTCGCGGCGTACGGCGGCAACTACGCGGCGGGCCGTTCCTCGCGGATCACCACCGTGGTGGTGCACGTGACCCAGGGCTCGTACGCCGGCACGGTGAGCTGGTTCCAGAACCCGTCGGCGGGAGTGAGCGCGCACTACGTCGTGAAGTCGAGCAACGGCGAGGTCACCCAGATGGTGCGCGAGGGTGACACCGCCTACCACGCGCGGTCGGCGAACCCGTACTCGGTCGGTATCGAACACGAGGGCTTCGTCGACAACCCGGGTTGGTTCACCGATGCCATGTACCGCTCGTCGGCCGCGCTGACCCGCTACCTCTGCGACAAGTACGGCCTGCCGAAGAACCGCACCGCGATCAAGGGCCACCACGAGATGCCGGGCAACGACCACACCGATCCCGGTCCCCACTGGAACTGGAACTACTACATCTCGTTGGTCAACGCCGGCGGTGGGTCCGGTGGCCGGTATCTGGCGGGGTCACCGACGGACTTCACCGGCGACGGCCGCGACGACGTCATCGCCTTCACCCAGGGCTCGTTGAACGACGTCTACGTCTCCACCTCCACCGGCGCCTCCTTCGCCGGCACGTCGGTGAAATGGAACGACTTCTTCGGCCTCAACGGCGAAACCCTCCTCACCGGAGACTTCAACGGCGACAACCGCGACGACATCATCGCCTTCACCCACGGCACACTCGCAGACGTATACGTCTCACTCTCCACCGGCACCAACTTCACCCCATCCACCAAATGGCACGACTGGTTCGCCCCCGGCACCGAAATCGCCGCAGTCGGCGACGTCAACGGGGACGGCAAAGACGACATCATCACCTTCACCCACGACAACGCCGCAGACGTCTACGTCGCACTCTCCACCGGCACCTCCTTCACCGGCACCGCCGTCAAATGGCACGAATACTTCTCCATCACCGGCGAATACCCGGCCCTGGGTGACGTCAACGGCGACGGACGCGACGACATCATCACCTTCACCCAAGGACCCGCCACCGCCTCCGACGTCATCGTCGCCCTCTCCACCGGATCGTCCTTCGGCGCCCCCCAGAAATGGCACGACCTCTTCGCCGTCGGCACCGAACAACCCCGCGTCGGCGACATCAACGGCGACGGCAAAGACGACATCGTCACCTTCACCTGCGACACCAACGCCGACGTCTACGCCGCAGTGTCCACCGGCACCACCTTCACCGGCACCACCGTCAAATGGAACGACTTCTTCTGCCTGAGCGGCGAATTCCCCTACCTCGCCGACGTCAACGGCGACAACAAGGACGACATCATCGTCTTCACCAAAGGCACCACCAACGACATCTACGTAGGACTCTCCACCGGCACCACCTTCACCAACAGCACCAAATGGCACGACTACTTCGGCCTCAACGGCGAAACCACCCTCTGAAACCGTCCCACATAGACAGACAAGCTCCGCGCCGCAGCTTTCGTCCATTCTGGCGCGGTCTCACCCGATGGAGGATCCATGGACAACACCCCTGCCGTCCGCCGGCCCGTCAGCCGTCGACGTCTTCTGACCGGGGCCGCGGGAGTCGCCGCCGCCGGCACGTTCGCCGGGGCGCTCGCCGCGCCGCTGCCCGCGTCCGCCGCCCGCGACGGCCACGGCCTGCGCATCGTGGACCGCAACGAGAACGGCGGCCGACTCCAGTACTACCGGTTCGCCACCGACGCCATCCAGTGGGACCCGGCGGTCAACGTCCTGCTGCCCGACGGCTACCACACCAGCGGTAAGCGTTACCCGGTGCTGTACCTGCTGCACGGTGGGGCCGGCGACTTCCGGCAGTTCCACATGCACGACAACATCATCAACCTGACCGCCGGCAGGGAAATCATCATCGTCATGCCGGACGCCGCGACCGGTTGGTACTGCAACCCGGTGAGCAGCAACACCGGCCCCCGCAACTGGGAAACCTTCCACATGGCCCAACTCCTGCCGTGGATCGATGCGAACTTCCGCACCTTCGCCGAATACAACGGCCGGGCCGTCGCCGGCTTCTCGATGGGCGGGTTCGGTGCCCTGAAGTACACCGCGAAGTACTACGGGCACTTCTGCTCGGTGAGTTCCCACTCCGGCCCGGCCAGCCTGCGTCGCAACTTTGGTGCCGTCGTGCACTGGGCCAACGTCTCCTCGGCTGCCGTGGAACTCGGCGGGGGCACCGTCTACGGCGCACCGCTGTGGGACGAGGCGCGGGTCACCGCCGATAACCCGATGCAGCGCCTCGAGAGTTACCGCCACAAGCGGATCTTCCTGGCTGCCGGCACCTCGCCTGATCCGTGGAACTGGTTGGACATCGCCAACGAGACGGAGGTGCTGGCTGGCCAGCGCGAGTTCCGGGCGGCCCTCGGGCGGGCCGGCATCCCCCACGAGTGGCGTGAGCTCCCTGGCGGTCACTTCTTCCGGCACGACATCTTCGTCCAGGATCTCAACGGGATGCTCGGACGCCTGCGCCGCGCCGGCTGACCGCCGGCTGACGACGCGCCGTCGCACGCCGCCAGCGTGCGACGGCGCGCGACCCACCCATTCGACTCTTCCCTGACCGGAGTCAGCCCATGTCACGGCATTCAAGGACCAGGGTGCGTCGCGTCCTGGTCGCCCTGCTCACCCTGACGGTGGGCGTCCTGACCGGCGCGGTGGCGACATCGTCCCCCGCGCTCGCCGCGCCGAACTTCAAGGCCCCGTTTCCGTGCGGGCAGCGGTGGACCTACGGCCACCACAGCGCCGAGGTCCGGCAGGCCCTGGACTTCGTGCGGGCCGACGGAGGATCCACCGGGGGTACGCCGCAGGTCGCCTCCGCAGCCGGCGTCGCCCGGCGCCACTCGCAGCCCAGTGGCGCCGGCAACTACATCGTCATCGACCACGGCGGCGGCTGGACCACCTACTACTTCCACCTCAGTTCCTACTCGGTGCCCGACGGGGCGTACGTGCAGCAGGGCCAGCAGATCGGCATCACGGGCAGCACCGGCAACTCGTCCGGGGCGCACATCCACTACGAACAGCTCTACAACGGCGTCGGACAGACGATCGTGATCAACGGGATGTCGCTGGCACCGTATCCCGGCCAGTACCACCAGAAGTACCTGGTCAGCGACAACTGCGGTCCGACGCCGCCCACGGGTGGCCGGTATCTGGCGGGGTCGCCGACGGACTTCACCGGCGACGGCCGCGACGACGTCATCGCCTTCACCCAGGGCTCGTTGAACGACGTGTACGTCTCCACATCCACCGGCACCTCCTTCGCCGGCACGTCGGTGAAATGGAACGACTTCTTCGGCCTCAACGGCGAAACCCTCCTCACCGGAGACTTCAACGGCGACAACCGCGACGACATCATCGCCTTCACCCACGGCACACTCGCAGACGTATACGTCTCACTCTCCACCGGCACCAACTTCACCCCATCCACCAAATGGCACGACTGGTTCGCCCCCGGCACCGAAATCGCCGCAGTCGGCGACGTCAACGGCGACGGCAAAGACGACATCATCACCTTCACCCACGACAACGCCGCAGACGTCTACGTCGCACTCTCCACCGGCACCTCCTTCACCGGCACCGCCGTCAAATGGCACGAATACTTCTCCATCACCGGCGAATACCCGGCCCTGGGTGACGTCAACGGCGACGGACGCGACGACATCATCACCTTCACCCAAGGACCCGCCACCGCCTCCGACGTCATCGTCGCCCTCTCCACCGGATCATCGTTCGGCGCCCCCCAGAAATGGCACGACCTCTTCGCCGTCGGCACCGAACAACCCCGCGTCGGCGACATCAACGGCGACGGCAAAGACGACATCGTCACCTTCACCTGCGACACCAACGCCGACGTCTACGCCGCAGTATCCACCGGCACCACCTTCACCGGCACCACCGTCAAATGGAACGACTTCTTCTGCCTGAACGGCGAATTCCCCTACCTCGCCGACGTCAACGGCGACAACAAAGACGACATCATCGTCTTCACCAAAGGCACCACCAACGACATCTACGTAGGACTCTCCACCGGCACCACCTTCACCAACAGCACCAAATGGCACGACTACTTCGGCCTCAACGGCGAAACCACCCTCTGAAACCGTCGCTGCCGTTCCCGTCCGGCGGCCATGCCCGACGGCATGGCCGCCCCGGCGGTGACGACGGTCCGGGCTGGCCGCCCGGCGCCGACGATCAGATCAGATCAGCGTGCGCGGCGGTTGGCGCGCAGCGCGCCCAGGAGCACGCCGGGGGTGGCCAGCGACCTCGGGTGTTCGCGCATGGAGACGACCTCGTTGAAGCGCCGCGCGGTCGGCACGTGCGTGACGGTCGCCGCGACGATCTGCCCGCTGACCCAGCTGGACAACCGGTAGCCGCGCGGGTAGGGCCCGTCGACGTGCGGCAACGCCAGGTCGGCGGAGGTCGACATCGACCAGGCGACGTCGACCACGACCTTCTGCAGGGCGAAGAACCGGCGGGCGGGCACGCCCAGGTCCGGGCCCGACCGCAGGTACGTCGACAGGCAGGCCGCGTGCAGGGCCGCCGCTGTCATCCCCTGCCCGTACACCGGGTTGAACGAGGCGACCGCGTCACCGACGCTGACGAGCCCGGCGGGGAACCGCTTCAGCCGGTGGAAGTCCCGCCGCCGGCTGTCGGCGTGGCGGTAGGTCCGGACGTCGCCGAGCATCTCGTTTCCGGCGACCTCGCCGAACTCGGGCGGAAACTGGTCTCGCAGCCGGCGTACGAAGTCGTCCGCGGTGCGCCCCGGACGGTTGTCGCCGTAGCCGGCCATCATGGCCATCCACCGGCCGTCCTCCACGGCGAAGAACGCGGCGCCGGCCACGTCCGACGACATTTTCGGAGTGTGCAGCGCCAGGACGATCGTGGCATCCGGATCCGTCTCACGGCGCTGGAACAGGGCCGTCGCGTAGTTGAGGTTCACGGTCATCCGCCGCATGACGGGCCGGTCCCAGCCGGCCTGCGCCAACCACTCGGAAAGCCGGCTCGATCGCCCCATGGCGTCCACCACGAGATCGCCGGACTCGACGCCGGGCGCCCCACCGGCGTCGCAGCGGACCCCGGTGGTCACGGCACCGTCGAACACGAGACCCGTGGCGCGGGCGGTGACCGTCTTGACGTTGGGCAGTCGCAGCACCCGCTGGCGGATCAGCCCCTCCAGCAGGGGCCGGGTGCCGGCCAGGCTGTCGGCGTCGTCGGGTACGACAACCTTGAGGCGTCCGTCGAGATAGTTCCGCCTGGCCGCGGGTGGAGCCCCGACCGCCCCTCGGGCCAGGGCCTGTTCACGGAATCCCGGGAACAGGTGCTCCAGCTGGAGGAGGCCGCCGGGCAGCAGCGCGTGCAGTTGGGTCCCCTGTGGCACGCCCGGCCGCTCGCCGGTCACCTGTGGATCGTCCCGGTCGATGATGACGACACTCTGCGCGTAGTCGGACAACACCCGGGCCGCCAGCAACCCGGCGACGCTGCCGCCGATCACGACGGCCCTGCCGACGACCGGGGACGCCTGGTCGGGTGGCCGCACCGCGTTCAGCGCGGCGAAGACCCGGGCCGGGGACGAGGACATCATGCTCTCCAAGGTGTACGAGGTGGGGTGCCTTCTCGCCTGCCTGCCAGCGACCGGCGCCCGGGCCGACCAGCGGGACGGACCGGTCGGCACGACGCCCGTCGATCGTCGCACGGCACCGGGCGTAACACGCCCCCCTGCTCCCCCTCGCGAGGCGATCAGCACTCGATCACGTTGACCGCGAGGCCCCCGCGTGCCGTCTCCTTGTACTTGACCTTCATGTCGGCGCCGGTCTCCCGCATCGTCTTGATCACCTTGTCGAGGGAGACCGCGTGCACCCCGTCGCCCCGCATCGCGAGCCGGGCCGCCGTGACCGCCTTGATGCTGGCCACCGCGTTGCGCTCGATGCAGGGGATCTGCACCAGCCCGCCGACCGGGTCACAGGTCAGCCCCAGGTTGTGCTCCATCCCGATCTCCGCCGCGTTCTCCACCTGGGCAGGCGTACCGCCGAGCGCCTCGGCGAGCCCGGCGGCAGCCATCGAGCAGGCCGAGCCCACCTCACCCTGGCAGCCGACCTCCGCGCCCGAGATGGAGGCGTTCTCCTTGAACAGCACCCCGATCGCCCCGGCCGTCAGCAGGAACCGCACCACCCCGTCCGGGGACGCCGACGGCACGAACCGGGTGTAGTAGTGCAGCACCGCCGGAATGATCCCGGCCGCCCCGTTGGTCGGCGCGGTGACGACCCGACCGCCGGCCGCGTTCTCCTCGTTCACGGCGAGGGCGAAGAGCGTCACCCAGTCCATCACCCGCAACGGATCGGCGCTGCCGGTGTCAGCCGCCAGGCTCCGCCGCAACTCCGCCGCGCGCCGCCGCACCCGCAGCCCACCGGGAAGCACCCCGTCCCGCTCGCAGCCCCGCCGCACGCACTCCCGCATCACCCGCCAGATCTCCAGCAGACCGGCCCGGATCTCCGCCTCGGTACGCCAGGACCGCTCGTTGGCCAGCATCACCTCGCTGATCGACAGCCCGGTCGCGGCGGTGATGTCCAGCAACTCGCCCCCGGTGCGGAACGGGTATCGGACCCGCGTGGTGTCCGGGGTGATCCGGTCGGCCCCCGCCGCCGCCTCGTCGACCACGAACCCGCCACCCACCGAGTAGTAGGTACGGCTGCGCAGTTCGACGCCGCTGTCGTCGTACGCGACGAAGGTCATCCCGTTCGGGTGGTACGGCAGCGACCGGCGCCGGTGCAGCACCAGATCCCGGTCCGGGTCGAAGTCGATCTCCTGAACCCCCAGCAGAGCCAACCGCCGCTCGGCACGCAGCCCGGCCACCCACGCGTCGACGGTGTCCGTGTCGACCGTCTCCGGGGCCTCACCGGCCAGCCCGAGCAGCACCGCCCGGTCGCTGCCGTGCCCGTACCCGGTCGCCCCCAACGAACCGAAGAGCTCCGCCCGGACCCGGCCGGTACCGGCCAGCACACCGTCGGCCTTGAGCCCCGTCACGAACGTCCGGGCGGCCCGCATCGGCCCGACGGTGTGCGAACTGGACGGCCCGATGCCCACGCTGAAGAGGTCGAAAACGCTGATCATGACCGCACTCCCTGTCGTGTCGGCCACCCGTGGCAGCCGTCTCTCAATTGGCCGAACCGGGCTTGAACGAGCGGGCCAGCAGGAGCAGGTTCGCCGGCTTCTCGGCGAGTCGACGCATGAAGTACGCGTACCAGTCACGGCCGTACGGGAGGTAGACGCGCGTCCGGTACCCGTTCGCCGCCAGCCGCAACTGCTCGTTCTCGCGGATCCCGTACAGCATCTGGAACTCGTAGTCCTCCGCGCCGCGCCCACCGTCGCGTGCCAGGCGCAGGGTGTACTCGATCAGCTTCGGGTCGTGGGTCGCGATCATCGGATACCCGTCCCCCTCCATCAGGATGCGCAGACACCGCCGGAACTCGTCGTCGACCTCGCGCTTGCTCACGAACGCCACCGAGGCGGGCTCCGCGTAGGCCCCCTTGACCAGGCGGACCCGGCTGCCCGCGTGTGCGAGTCGCCGGCAGTCGGCCGCCGTCCGCCGCAGGCACGCCTGCAACGCGACCCCGACCCACGGGAACTCCGTACGCAGCTCGTCGAGGATGGAGAGGGTCGCGTCGACGGTGGTGTGGTCCTCCATGTCGATCGTCACGGTCGAGCCCACGGCCGCGGCGGCGGCGCAGACGTCGTGGGTGAGCCGGGCGGCGTGGTCGTACCCGCCCGCCGGCAGCGACCCGCCGAGCGCCGAGATCTTGAGCGAGACCTCGGCGGCGGCGGCCAGGTCCGCGGCGTGCAGTGACGACAGCAGCGCGAGGTACGTGTCGCGAATGCCCTCGGCCTGTTCGAGGGTCGTCGTCCCCTCACCGAGGTGGTCGATGGTGACCCGCAGGCCCGTCCCGGTGAGCCGGCGGGCCACCGCGATCACCTCACGGTCCTGCTCACCGGCGACGAATCGGTGCACGATTCCCCGGGTCAGGGAGGACTGCGAGACAATTCCGCGCATTCGTTCGTTCTCTGCTGCCACGAGCAGAAGCTTGTTCGGCATCAGCGGGTCCATCCTGTGTGCAGCGGGTGCCGGTCGGCGAGGCGGTCGACCCGCGAGCGCAGCCCGTCGCCGGCTTCCGCCGTGGTCAACCCGGTGGCGATGATGTCGGCGACCTCGACGAAGTCGGCCTCGTCGAAGCCCCGGGTGGCCAGGCCCGGGGTGCCGATCCGCAACCCCGAGGTGACCATCGGCGGGCGGGGGTCGAACGGTACGGCGTTGCGGTTGACGGTGATACCGATCCCCTGGAGCAGCCGTTCCGCCTGGAGACCGTCCAGCTTCGCCGTGCGCAGGTCGACCAGTACCAGATGCACGTCGGTGCCCCCGCTGACGACCCGGACACCGGCGTCGTGCGCGTCGGCGGCGCCCAGGCGTCCGGCGACGATCCGCGCTCCGAGCAGGGCCCGTCGCTGCTGGTCCCGGAACTCGTCCCCGGCGGCGATGCGGAACGCCACCGCCTTGGCCGCCATCACATGCCCCAGGGGGCCGCCCTGTTGGCCGGGGAAGACCGCCGAGTCCAGTCGCCGGGCCAGTTCGGTGTCGGCGCTGAGAATGGCGCCACCACGCGGTCCGCCGAGCGTCTTGTGCGTGGTCAGGGTGACCACGTGGGCGTGCGGCACCGGGTCGGGGTGCAGCCCGGCGGCGACCAGCCCGGCGAAGTGCGCCATGTCGACGAGCAGGTACGCGCCGACCGCATCGGCGATCCGGCGGAACCGCGCGAAGTCGAGCACCCTCGGGTACGCCGACCAGCCCGCCACGATCATCTTTGGCCGGTGCTCGTGCGCCAGCCGCTCGACCTCGTCCATGTCGACCAGGAAGCTCCCGGCGTCCACCTGGTAGCCCACCGCCCGGTACAGCCGGCCCGAGTAGTTGATCCGCATCCCGTGGGTCAGGTGACCGCCGTGCGCGAGGTCGAGCCCCAGGATGGTGTCCCCGGGGTCGAGCAGGGCCGCCATCACGGCGGCGTTGGCCTGGGAGCCGGAGTGCGGCTGCACGTTGGCGTACGCGGCGCCGA
This window harbors:
- a CDS encoding FG-GAP repeat domain-containing protein, translated to MRRTPLALLVGLCTALAAVVATAPAQADAPIGTLACTSIPANHDPAISVIVYRVARAHDVNDKVMLSAFEAGWVESHMNNLPCGDKSSLGVFQQRWDYGWGTPEQIMDPVYASTQYITRAIVCDRNNPRHTAGQIAQCVQRSGFPDRYDQVAAKARTLLDEAARTHAIAGGSATDVSGDGRDDIITFTQNALADVYVSTSTGAGFTGTSVKWNDFFSIGGETASTGDVNGDGRDDIVTFAHSNTGDVYVALSNGAGFGPGQKWHDWFAPGAEIGAVGDVNGDGRDDIVAFTHNAAGDVYVALSTGSSFAGTAVKWHEYFSITGEYPALGDVNGDGRDDIITFTQGPATAADVIVALSTGSSFGAPQKWHDLFAVGTEQPRVGDINGDGKDDIVTFTCDTNADVYAAVSTGTSFAGTTVKWNDFFCLGGEFPYLADVNGDGKDDIVVFTKGATNDVYVGLSTGTAFGAGVKWHDYFGRNGETTL
- a CDS encoding N-acetylmuramoyl-L-alanine amidase; translation: MRSTRLSWRGGAAAVLAVALLSPVAPATAATAGSTSPLDTAFTRAAGEFDVPKDVLVAVGYGETRLDGHEGRPSQANGYGVMHLVSNPRQRSLERAAELTGQPVAALKSVTSVNIRGGAALLRDIADAERLTAADRDRISAWYPVVARYAHAVDDATARLYADHVYDLLWAGITATSVRVAPQRVQPELGRYAGVSPAGAAAPGALAAAVPEYAPARWVAAYGGNYAAGRSSRITTVVVHVTQGSYAGTVSWFQNPSAGVSAHYVVKSSNGEVTQMVREGDTAYHARSANPYSVGIEHEGFVDNPGWFTDAMYRSSAALTRYLCDKYGLPKNRTAIKGHHEMPGNDHTDPGPHWNWNYYISLVNAGGGSGGRYLAGSPTDFTGDGRDDVIAFTQGSLNDVYVSTSTGASFAGTSVKWNDFFGLNGETLLTGDFNGDNRDDIIAFTHGTLADVYVSLSTGTNFTPSTKWHDWFAPGTEIAAVGDVNGDGKDDIITFTHDNAADVYVALSTGTSFTGTAVKWHEYFSITGEYPALGDVNGDGRDDIITFTQGPATASDVIVALSTGSSFGAPQKWHDLFAVGTEQPRVGDINGDGKDDIVTFTCDTNADVYAAVSTGTTFTGTTVKWNDFFCLSGEFPYLADVNGDNKDDIIVFTKGTTNDIYVGLSTGTTFTNSTKWHDYFGLNGETTL
- a CDS encoding alpha/beta hydrolase — translated: MDNTPAVRRPVSRRRLLTGAAGVAAAGTFAGALAAPLPASAARDGHGLRIVDRNENGGRLQYYRFATDAIQWDPAVNVLLPDGYHTSGKRYPVLYLLHGGAGDFRQFHMHDNIINLTAGREIIIVMPDAATGWYCNPVSSNTGPRNWETFHMAQLLPWIDANFRTFAEYNGRAVAGFSMGGFGALKYTAKYYGHFCSVSSHSGPASLRRNFGAVVHWANVSSAAVELGGGTVYGAPLWDEARVTADNPMQRLESYRHKRIFLAAGTSPDPWNWLDIANETEVLAGQREFRAALGRAGIPHEWRELPGGHFFRHDIFVQDLNGMLGRLRRAG
- a CDS encoding VCBS repeat domain-containing M23 family metallopeptidase, with amino-acid sequence MSRHSRTRVRRVLVALLTLTVGVLTGAVATSSPALAAPNFKAPFPCGQRWTYGHHSAEVRQALDFVRADGGSTGGTPQVASAAGVARRHSQPSGAGNYIVIDHGGGWTTYYFHLSSYSVPDGAYVQQGQQIGITGSTGNSSGAHIHYEQLYNGVGQTIVINGMSLAPYPGQYHQKYLVSDNCGPTPPTGGRYLAGSPTDFTGDGRDDVIAFTQGSLNDVYVSTSTGTSFAGTSVKWNDFFGLNGETLLTGDFNGDNRDDIIAFTHGTLADVYVSLSTGTNFTPSTKWHDWFAPGTEIAAVGDVNGDGKDDIITFTHDNAADVYVALSTGTSFTGTAVKWHEYFSITGEYPALGDVNGDGRDDIITFTQGPATASDVIVALSTGSSFGAPQKWHDLFAVGTEQPRVGDINGDGKDDIVTFTCDTNADVYAAVSTGTTFTGTTVKWNDFFCLNGEFPYLADVNGDNKDDIIVFTKGTTNDIYVGLSTGTTFTNSTKWHDYFGLNGETTL
- a CDS encoding FAD-dependent oxidoreductase; its protein translation is MRRSTGVVPTGPSRWSARAPVAGRQARRHPTSYTLESMMSSSPARVFAALNAVRPPDQASPVVGRAVVIGGSVAGLLAARVLSDYAQSVVIIDRDDPQVTGERPGVPQGTQLHALLPGGLLQLEHLFPGFREQALARGAVGAPPAARRNYLDGRLKVVVPDDADSLAGTRPLLEGLIRQRVLRLPNVKTVTARATGLVFDGAVTTGVRCDAGGAPGVESGDLVVDAMGRSSRLSEWLAQAGWDRPVMRRMTVNLNYATALFQRRETDPDATIVLALHTPKMSSDVAGAAFFAVEDGRWMAMMAGYGDNRPGRTADDFVRRLRDQFPPEFGEVAGNEMLGDVRTYRHADSRRRDFHRLKRFPAGLVSVGDAVASFNPVYGQGMTAAALHAACLSTYLRSGPDLGVPARRFFALQKVVVDVAWSMSTSADLALPHVDGPYPRGYRLSSWVSGQIVAATVTHVPTARRFNEVVSMREHPRSLATPGVLLGALRANRRAR